In Microbulbifer sp. THAF38, the sequence GCTGCAGGAGTAACTTTAGATTACATCCAACAAGGCATCTGTCACTCTATCTGGCTTATATACACCGCTGCTAAATTGCTGTTGCCATCCGCAACAATAAAGTCACTTTTGCCGTCTTTGTTTAAATCTAAAAGTGCGACTCCCCACGGATTGGGAATATTCGTATTCTTAAATTTGATCGACTTGATTGTCGAGCCTCCAATTAATACGAGAATTTCACCTGACCAACTGCTGATTAAAGCGTCGTCAATATCATCACCATTGATATCTCCTGTCGCAATCTGTTTGGCGCCATTAGATGCCTGAATTTCTACTTGTTTCTTTTTTAGAAAGCTGCCGCTACCATCTCCTGGTATTATAGTAATGACATTGAGGTTGTTGGCTACAAGTAAATCCATGTTTCCGTCTCCATTCGTGTCTGCCACCTCAACAGTAAATGGAGCTTCGGATTGTGTCAGGTTATTTAAGCTGAAAGGATTCTTGCCAGATTTGTTATTTATTAATATGCCTATATCATTCTGGTTGGGTGTCACCAAGTCGGAGTGTCCGTCTTTATTTAAGTCTTTGATGGCAAATCCCCGGTAGGGGTCTCCTCCCACTTTAACAGTCTTCCCTGGCAGTTTAAAATCACCATTCCCGTGTCCTTTGAGAATAAGTAAACCTTCGTGATTACGGTTGTCTACAATCAGGTCAACTTTACTATCACCATCAAGGTCACTTAATCGGACGACATGTGGGTGGGGCGTTACTTGCACGCTTAAAGGTGAATTCGGTGCAGGGTAAAAACCTCCTTTGCCATTTCCAAAAAGCATGGTGACGTATGAGGTTTCGTGGTTGGCTATAACAACATCAATGTTCCCATCACCATTGATGTCAGAGGTCGATAAACCTGAAGGGCTGTCACCGGCGGGGAAATCTCCTGCTGGTGTCAAAGTCCCATTGCCATTGGAAAGATAGGTTACTATGTTGTTGTCCGAATTGTTTGCAATAATTACATCTTGATTCCCGTCTGAATTAAGGTCTGTTGCTGCAATTGCAGGTTGGCCGGTACCAACTTTAAGTATGGAAGCCGAGTAAGATGTTTTTTCTACTTTAATTGTGTCTGCGGAACATAAAGCGCTAGCTATAAAACAGAGCGTTAAAAGAGTATATTTAGCTAAATTCATTTTCTTGTGGTTCTCTAAGGTTTGCGTGATTACATAACAAATTTTAAGGGAATGCTCTGGTCTAGTGTTGGCAAAGATTAATTATATCCGGCTTGGAACTTTATCTGGCACCAGGCTAATAAGCGAGATCAATTTGTTAACTTTTGGTGAATTTGGCGACATATGAGTTTTGTGTGGGTTAAATGGATGTTGCCATAAATTAATAACTTATCAATATTATGTGCAGTGCAAAACACCCGTGATCGATCTTAAGCCTTATTCTGCCTACTCAGGGGAAATTCTATTTTTTATATCGGCGCCCTAAAGTGGAGGGTTCCTCAAGCTGTTCTTGATTGTGCTTATGCAGTTAAAATATAGCCTTGGGTTTGCCTGTATTATGGCTGCTTAAAAGAGTCAGGTTGCTCTTTATTGGCGCTTGAAAATATCTTTTGGTCCCTAGTGGTCACTATTAACCATGTATTGTCAAAATCTTTTTAAATGCAGGCTCAGTGTATCAGGGTGGCTGCTGGTAAAGACCCCATGCAGGTTGCGCGGCTCTATTGTAAGAGAGGTTTAAAATTATATTTTATTCATGTCTTCATTAGGCTCACAATTTTATGTCTAGATTGTTATAACAAGTGATTCCCTTGATAATAGCAAAAGGGTCCGTTGGTTACAGGCCAGTTATTTTCAACACGGATAAGCTAGGAACCTTATGGGAGCCGATGCCAACCAGTCGCCCTGAAAGAGAGACATAAGATTGAAGTACTCAACGGGCAGAGCGAAAACACTAATTGTCTACCGAGGTACTTCCACTTGAAAGAAATGCAAGCTGGCAAGATACCTAAAAGTCGAGGGCGTTTATGTGTTTTTGCTGACAGGGGATCATCCCCTACCTATAGATTGGCATGGCCTAAGTTGCTAAAGCGGGCGGAAGCGGAGAGCTCTAGGCCCTAGAGCCATGCTATGGCAATACCCACTATATATTTGTAACCGGCATTAACCCGTTTTTCGTGTGAGTCACTCCGGTCTATTCAATAAATCAAACACCAGCCGGGAAAACTGCTTGATCTTTTCTGGATCAGATAGAAGCTGCATCATCTGGTTCTGGTGGGCATCATTGCTTTCCAGGATCGCGCCTCGTCCACGGCTTTGTTAAAGCCCCCTAGCAGGGCCTGCTCGGCAGTGTTATTCGCTAGCTGTTCCATCACCGCACATTTGCTGCACTCAAACATTTCCTTGGCCTGTTTATAGGCGGCTAGGCGG encodes:
- a CDS encoding VCBS repeat-containing protein codes for the protein MNLAKYTLLTLCFIASALCSADTIKVEKTSYSASILKVGTGQPAIAATDLNSDGNQDVIIANNSDNNIVTYLSNGNGTLTPAGDFPAGDSPSGLSTSDINGDGNIDVVIANHETSYVTMLFGNGKGGFYPAPNSPLSVQVTPHPHVVRLSDLDGDSKVDLIVDNRNHEGLLILKGHGNGDFKLPGKTVKVGGDPYRGFAIKDLNKDGHSDLVTPNQNDIGILINNKSGKNPFSLNNLTQSEAPFTVEVADTNGDGNMDLLVANNLNVITIIPGDGSGSFLKKKQVEIQASNGAKQIATGDINGDDIDDALISSWSGEILVLIGGSTIKSIKFKNTNIPNPWGVALLDLNKDGKSDFIVADGNSNLAAVYISQIE